In a single window of the Diospyros lotus cultivar Yz01 chromosome 10, ASM1463336v1, whole genome shotgun sequence genome:
- the LOC127811817 gene encoding protein transport protein SEC23, translating to MDFVELEAIEGLRWSWNSWPAGKADATALVIPLSIMCTPLMQFNELPLLPYDPVVCNKCGAVLNPYARVDYQSRIWVCPFCQGKNQFPRSYAGIGENNLPAELFPTYSTVEYQLGKKSLTSASSVGLNDNWGKGFLPSASSASLISSFSSSSSLSGLDSRGIGQAFASVFVVDVCSSEEELRALKNELLLVVSRLPDNALVGLVTFDSMVRVHDLGFTECSRIVLLHGERELSSDQTKKLLGIHNVKQLLGKAAAPHSQGFLLPVSECEFNITSAIEDLHSSPPIKPGHRPQRSMGAAISAAVGLLEGCLINTGSRIMVFTSGPATVGPGLIVESDFVNAIRTHRDLISGRATNFRKSSEFYQQLSQRLVNSSIALDLFACSLDQVGAAELRPSVESSGGFMMLGESFGSEQFKKCLRHLFDRDKEGNLNMCFDATIEVLTTKDVKICGALGPCVSLQKKNSSVSEKEIGEGGTNLWKLCTLTNKTCIAFFFQVGDEQKVQPSSAFLIQFITRYRYGNLGIRKRVITAARRWVGKHSPEIAAGFDQEAAASVMARLAIHKAERGFARDVIRWLDDMLIRFASKFGDYVQEDPSSFRLSSNFSLYPQFMYYLRRSQFIDVFNSSPDETAFFRLMLNREGVVGSLIMIQPTLSQYSFDGPPVPVLLDVCSISPDVILLFDSYFHVVIHYGSKIAQWRKLGYDKDPNFESFRKLLEAPELDAEQLVAERVPVPKLIKCDQHSSQARFLLAKLNPSVTQNSTYTDNSEIIFTDDISLQVFVEHLQELAVQG from the exons ATGGACTTCGTGGAATTGGAGGCGATCGAAGGGCTGCGATGGTCGTGGAACTCGTGGCCGGCGGGCAAAGCCGATGCTACGGCTCTGGTAATCCCTCTCTCGATCATGTGCACGCCATTGATGCAATTCAACGAGCTTCCACTGCTTCCCTACGATCCTGTCGTCTGCAACAAATGCGGCGCCGTTTTGAACCCTTACGCCCGCGTCGATTACCAGTCTCGGATATGGGTTTGCCCTTTTTGCCAGGGTAAAAATCAGTTCCCTCGATCGTACGCCGGAATCGGCGAGAACAACCTCCCGGCGGAGCTTTTTCCGACGTACAGCACGGTGGAGTACCAACTGGGGAAGAAATCGTTAACCTCAGCTTCGAGTGTGGGTCTGAATGATAATTGGGGAAAGGGGTTTTTGCCGTCTGCCTCTTCGGCTTCGTTGATTTCATCCTTCTCGtcgtcttcttctctttccgGATTGGATTCGAGAGGGATTGGGCAGGCATTTGCATCCGTTTTCGTTGTGGATGTTTGCTCGTCAGAAGAGGAGCTTCGGGCGCTTAAGAATGAGCTGTTGCTTGTTGTGTCGCGGCTACCGGACAACGCTTTGGTGGGGTTAGTGACTTTTGATTCGATGGTTCGGGTTCACGACCTTGGTTTTACGGAATGTTCGAGGATTGTGCTTCTCCATGGTGAACGGGAGCTGTCATCGGATCAG ACCAAAAAGTTGCTGGGAATTCATAATGTGAAGCAACTACTTGGAAAAGCAGCAGCTCCTCATAGCCAAGGGTTTCTATTACCAGTATCTGAATGTGAGTTCAATATAACCTCTGCAATTGAAGATTTGCATTCTTCCCCACCAATTAAACCTGGACACCGTCCTCAACGGTCCATGGGTGCTGCAATATCAGCTGCAGTTGGACTTCTAGAAGGATGCTTAATTAACACAGGTTCCAGGATTATGGTCTTCACATCTGGGCCTGCAACTGTTGGCCCTGGGTTGATTGTAGAGTCAGACTTTGTTAATGCCATCAGAACTCATCGAGACCTGATTAGTGGTCGTGCAACCAACTTTAGAAAATCTAGTGAGTTCTATCAGCAATTATCACAGAGgttagtaaattcatctattGCCCTTGATTTGTTTGCTTGCTCTCTCGATCAAGTTGGAGCAGCTGAGTTAAGACCCTCTGTTGAGAGCTCAGGTGGATTCATGATGTTAGGAGAGTCATTTGGGTCagaacaatttaaaaaatgtttgcGTCATTTATTTGATCGTGATAAAGAAGGGAACTTGAATATGTGTTTTGATGCAACTATTGAGGTACTGACCACAAAAGATGTGAAAATCTGTGGAGCCCTTGGTCCCTGTGTTTCTCTTCAGAAGAAGAACAGTTCAGTTAGTGAGAAAGAAATTGGCGAGGGTGGTACCAATTTGTGGAAGTTATGTACACTCACTAACAAGACATGCAttgctttcttcttccaagtagGTGATGAACAGAAAGTTCAACCCAGCTCTGCATTCTTGATACAGTTCATAACACGTTACCGGTATGGAAACTTGGGCATCCGGAAAAGGGTGATAACAGCTGCTAGAAGATGGGTGGGGAAACACTCACCAGAAATTGCTGCAGGATTTGATCAGGAAGCAGCAGCTTCAGTTATGGCTAGACTTGCTATCCACAAAGCTGAGAGGGGTTTTGCTCGAGATGTTATCAGATGGCTGGATGATATGCTGATACGTTTTGCTTCTAAGTTTGGTGATTATGTGCAGGAAGATCCTTCCTCATTTCGTCTGTCATCCAACTTCTCCCTGTACCCCCAGTTTATGTATTATTTAAGGAGGTCACAATTTATCGATGTCTTCAACAGCAGTCCTGATGAGACTGCTTTTTTCCGCTTGATGTTAAACCGTGAGGGAGTTGTTGGTTCTCTTATTATGATCCAACCTACTCTTTCCCAATATTCTTTTGATGGGCCACCTGTTCCTGTCCTCCTAGATGTTTGCTCGATATCCCCAGATGTTATTTTGCTCTTTGACTCTTACTTCCATGTGGTTATTCACTATGGTTCTAAGATTGCTCAGTGGAGAAAACTTGGTTATGACAAGGATCCAAACTTTGAGAGCTTCAGAAAGCTTCTGGAAGCCCCAGAGCTTGATGCAGAGCAACTGGTGGCTGAACGAGTACCAGTGCCAAAGCTTATTAAATGTGACCAGCACAGCAGTCAGGCACGGTTTCTTCTAGCCAAGTTGAATCCATCTGTTACGCAGAACTCAACATATACGGATAATTCAGAGATTATATTCACCGATGATATAAGCTTGCAAGTTTTTGTAGAACACTTGCAGGAGTTGGCAGTGCAGGGTTGA